The following are encoded in a window of Panicum virgatum strain AP13 chromosome 5N, P.virgatum_v5, whole genome shotgun sequence genomic DNA:
- the LOC120673765 gene encoding phospholipase D zeta 1-like isoform X1, with protein MTGEEELGGHRYFRMPPEPPEPPEPEGLAAAASFRLPESARVFDELPRARIVGVSRPDAGDITPMLLSYTIEVHYKQFRWHLYKKASQVLYLHFALKRRAFLEEFHEKQEQVKEWLQNLGIGEHMPVVHDDDEADDVHVPSQHDEHSIKNRNVPSRAVLPVIRPALGRQQSVSDRAKVAMQEYLNHFLGNLDIVNSREVCKFLEVSLLSFLPEYGPKLKEDYVTVRHLPKIEMGSKGRCCSSCCFRFCSSNWQKVWAVLKPGFLALLQDPFDPKLLDIVIFDVSPCTDRNGEGQATLANEIKERNPLHFGFEVSSGGRAIKLRTRSSAKVKDWVTAINAARRPPEGWCHPHRFGSFAPPRGLTEDGSVVQWFIDGRAAFDAIASSIEEAKSEIFITDWWLCPELYLRRPFQFHGSSRLDILLESRAKQGVQIYILLYKEVSLALKINSMYSKRRLLNIHENVKVLRYPDHFSTGIYLWSHHEKIVIVDNQVCYIGGLDLCFGRYDSPEHKVVDFPPSTWPGKDYYNPRESEPNSWEDTMKDELDRTKYPRMPWHDVQCALYGPACRDVARHFVQRWNYAKRNKAPNEQAIPLLMPHHHMVIPHYMGTSKETNGETESKQNLSMDIKIDRLNSMKTPTSCQDIPLLLPQEPDHHAFPNGDFALNGMNINNGLSDHANKTNRNHPLPNRKAKVDLSLQDLQMKGFVDNVGSPEVSVSKQYDTSKPDMQNIDKEWWETQERGDQVASVLDVGEVGPRAACRCQVVRSVGPWSAGTTQIEGSIHNAYFSLIEKAEHFVYIENQFFISGLSGDDTIKNRVLEALYRRILRAEKEKKHFRVIIVIPLLPGFQGGIDDGGAASVRAIMHWQYRTICRGPNSILKNLYDVVGSKAHDYISFYGLRAHGRLGDGGPLVTNQIYVHSKLMIIDDRIALIGSANINDRSLLGSRDSEIGMIIEDKEVVSSIMDGRPWEAGKFSLSLRLSLWAEHLGLLPGEVSCIMDPVDDSAYKNIWMATAKVNTMIYQQVFSCVPNDHIHSRNQFRQNFAHRKEKIGHTTIDLGVALEKPETKQDRDLADADPMEQLQAIRGHIVSFPSEFMCQEDLRPFFSESEYYTSPQVFH; from the exons GTCAAAGAATGGCTTCAAAATTTGGGAATCGGGGAGCATATGCCAGTTgtacatgatgatgatgaagccgATGATGTGCATGTTCCTTCACAACATGATGAACACTCTATAAAAAATAG AAATGTTCCTTCAAGGGCTGTCTTGCCTGTTATTCGACCAGCACTTGGTCGTCAGCAATCCGTTTCTGATCGTGCAAAGGTTGCCATGCAAGAATACTTGAACCATTTCCTGGGAAACTTGGATATTGTCAACTCAAGAGAG GTTTGCAAATTTCTGGAAGTTTCATTGTTATCATTTCTGCCAGAATATGGGCCGAAGCTAAAGGAAGATTATGTTACAGTAAGGCACTTGCCAAAAATTGAGATGGGCAGTAAAGGAAGATGCTGTTCATCCTGCTGTTTTAGGTTTTGCAGTAGTAACTGGCAAAAG GTTTGGGCTGTATTGAAGCCAGGATTCTTAGCTTTACTCCAAGATCCCTTTGATCCTAAGCTTTTGGACATAGTCATCTTTGATGTGTCACCTTGCACTGATAGAAATGGAGAAGGCCAAGCCACTCTAGCAAATGAGATAAAGGAACGCAATCcgttgcattttggatttgag GTATCTTCTGGGGGACGGGCAATAAAATTGAGAACAAGAAGTTCAGCTAAGGTAAAAGATTGGGTTACTGCAATAAATGCTGCTCGGCGGCCCCCAGAGGGCTGGTGTCACCCTCACCGTTTTGGTTCATTTGCACCACCTAGGGGCTTGACTGAAGATGGTAGTGTTGTACAATGGTTCATAGATGGGCGTGCAGCATTTGATGCTATTGCTTCTTCCATTGAGGAAGCCAAATCAGAG ATATTTATAACTGACTGGTGGCTGTGCCCAGAATTGTATCTTAGACGCCCTTTTCAGTTCCATGGATCATCTAGGCTTGATATTCTTCTGGAATCAAGGGCGAAGCAAGGCGTACAG ATTTACATTCTTTTGTACAAGGAAGTTTCTCTTGCGTTGAAAATTAACAGCATGTACAGTAAACGAAGATTACTTAACATTCATGAGAATGTTAAAGTTCTGCGCTACCCCGATCATTTCTCAACTGGCATATATTTATG GTCTCACCATGAAAAAATTGTCATCGTTGATAATCAAGTATGCTATATTGGAGGCCTTGATTTGTGCTTTGGTCGTTATGATTCGCCTGAGCATAAAGTTGTGGATTTTCCTCCTTCGACATGGCCTGGAAAGGATTACTACAATCCTAG AGAATCCGAGCCAAATTCTTGGGAGGATACGATGAAAGATGAGCTTGATCGTACTAAATATCCTCGCATGCCTTGGCATGATGTTCAGTGTGCACTTTATGGTCCAGCATGTAGAGATGTAGCAAGGCATTTTGTTCAGAGATGGAACTATGCAAAG AGGAATAAAGCACCAAATGAGCAAGCAATTCCATTATTGATGCCTCATCATCACATGGTAATTCCTCATTACATGGGTACAAGCAAAGAAACAAATGGGGAAACAGAGAGTAAACAGAACCTCAGCATGGATATTAAAATTGATAGGCTAAACTCTATGAAAACACCAACGTCGTGTCAGGACATTCCGTTGCTTTTGCCACAGGAGCCTGATCACCATGCATTTCCAAATGGAGATTTTGCACTGAATGGTATGAATATCAACAATGGTCTTTCAGATCACGCAAATAAAACCAATCGGAACCACCCACTGCCCAACCGAAAGGCCAAAGTAGATCTTTCTTTACAAGATTTACAGATGAAAGGATTTGTGGACAATGTCGGTTCCCCTGAGGTTTCAGTGTCTAAACAGTATGACACCTCAAAACCAGATATGCAAAACATAGATAAGGAGTGGTGGGAGACACAAGAACGGGGAGACCAAGTTGCCTCTGTGCTTGATGTTGGAGAAGTTGGCCCCCGCGCAGCATGTCGTTGCCAG GTTGTTAGAAGTGTTGGCCCGTGGTCAGCAGGAACAACTCAAATTGAAGGAAGCATTCACAATGCCTATTTTTCTCTCATTGAAAAGGCAGAACATTTTGTTTACATTGAG AATCAGTTTTTCATATCAGGTCTTTCAGGAGATGATACAATTAAGAATCGTGTATTAGAAGCATTATACAGGCGTATACTTAGagcagaaaaggagaaaaagcaCTTCCGGGTTATTATTGTAATACCACTTTTACCTGGTTTTCAG GGTGGTATTGATGATGGTGGAGCTGCATCTGTGAGGGCAATTATGCATTGGCAATATAGAACTATTTGTCGAGGGCCTAATTCAATACTTAAGAATTTATATGATGTGGTTGGCTCAAAGGCACATGATTATATCTCATTTTATGGACTTAGAGCTCATGGCAGGCTTGGTGATGGGGGTCCTTTGGTCACCAATCAG ATATATGTGCACAGTAAATTGATGATTATAGATGATCGCATTGCATTAATTGGCTCAGCTAACATAAATGATAGAAGCTTGCTTGGATCAAGAGATTCTGAG ATTGGTATGATTATTGAAGATAAAGAGGTTGTCAGTTCTATAATGGATGGAAGACCTTGGGAAGCTGGGAAGTTCTCCCTCAGCCTACGACTGTCTCTATGGGCTGAACATCTTGGTCTTCTACCAGGAGAG GTTAGTTGCATTATGGATCCTGTGGATGATTCAGCGTACAAGAACATCTGGATGGCCACTGCCAAG GTGAACACCATGATCTACCAACAAGTATTCTCATGTGTTCCCAACGATCACATCCATTCTAG GAACCAATTTCGGCAAAACTTTGCTCATCGGAAGGAGAAGATCGGACATACAACCATCGACTTGGGTGTTGCCCTAGAGAAACCAGAAACTAAACAAGATAGAGACCTAGCAGATGCCGACCCTATGGAGCAGTTGCAGGCCATTCGGGGTCACATTGTTTCGTTCCCTTCGGAGTTCATGTGCCAAGAGGATTTGAGACCGTTCTTCAGCGAAAGCGAGTATTATACATCCCCACAAGTTTTCCATTAG